The genomic window ACACTTTCAGCGTCCCAGTACGATAACCATGCCTCGTCACCAGTAAGACATGTACGACATACATCGTAATAAAAAGACGTCGTAAACTCGGACAGAACCACAGGTGTCGGAATCGGTTTGTATGACTGATCTTCCTCGTCGACGAGTACCTTACCAAGCATGCGTTCCAAAAGTTCGGTGGAGATGGTCCCGGGTTTGAACTCCACTGTCTGCAAACGTCGAGGAGAGGGAGGGTCAATTGAGGTATTCCTGATTTCCCGCGCTAATGTAGTGACGTCAACGGTTATACCGGATGTCAGTACCTGCTGGCATCTGTCCAGTTTTGGCTCTAGGTCCTCCCTCAGATATTTGGTTAGAGCAGTTTTGTTTTTCTCAGAAACCTTTTTATTCAGTTTCTCTAGCTCGGTACACATCTTCACTAACAAGTCAATGGCATTGTCGATGTTGTCTTTCATCTGTTTCCCCTGACGTTTAATGTCACTGATAACTTCCTTATATCCTCCACCGCTCGTCTCCTGTTCACGAATATCCTCCTTGATTTTAGGAATGTcggttttggaaagcttgtcaACATACTGCTGTATTTCCCGTTTCTGGTCCGCCACGTAATCGGTCAGTTTACCCATCTTATGACCGTAGTGACTGTCTGTAACACAGTCCACCCAAATTAGCTCGTCCGCACACGatttacacacatacataaaccCCATTCCTTTATGTTGGGGACACCCAGGAACTGGTGTCTGGGCCGCCATGTCGACAAGGTTAGCTGCTGTCTGTCAATATGGCGGCGATACTTCTCGGAATTTGAGATAAGCTTTCGGGTAAAGGACAGTATATGTTCTATTATTAGTAACATGACGTTttgcatcaaatatatttaaattaaacagAAACTGTTGTCGGAGTCGTGATACCGACGTGGGTATACGTCGTGTTTAGTCACGATATACCCTAATCTTTAATTTATCAATACATTTGTTTCAACACGTCATCAAATCGTGTGTGTTGAAATTGTTTAGTGCATCAGCATTTTTTGTGAATTCTATCATTGATGTTTGAACAGGAAATCTACCTAGCAATGTTATTGTGAAGGTAATCACATCTGTTTAAGATAAAGCATACTCCcttaagtaaaataaaaacaaacaaacaaacaataaaaaaaataacaacattcaGCGTAATTTTTAGAATCAAAGGGGCTGTCACATAAACAATAATTGTTAcagtaatatttctttttaatataaattatttttcgTTGATTATGCAAACTAAAATGTAAAGTCACAGTGACCAAATATTTTATCGCAATATCCCTCTTTTAGGCTGAAAGTCATCAATACTGTTGTCCTCATAATTTCGTCTGTATATTGGTaaattttgttgatgtttttaaCTGAGTCTTATTCTGAAACAATCATTTAAATTTATGACATCCGGGTGTTTGAGATAGTGACGCACTACCGATTTTGGTCCTGATTGTGTCTCGACCGGAACTTCTACATcgatatcattttattttatctctGTGTTATCATCGCTAACTCTAATCATGCACAAAATGCCTTACTAAAATAGGACTTACAACATTGGTTatttcaaaaacttaaaataagccttaaacagacaaaaatgacatattttgtttaaaaaaagtgtAATTTTGTACATTGGATTATCTTATTGTCGTTTATAGCTTAGATAAATGACATGGCTCTGCAAACAAAACATCACATCGCGTCGTTGGGAGAATTTAATCTGTCAGATCCCTCGCTTAAGCGTATCTAGACGATAGGCAGGATGGGCTGTGTTATAGCCTTATAATCACAGGGGCCTGATAATTTGTTATGGTCTACTTTATTTGGACACATCTTAGTTTTTATAGAGAATGTGTTATGGCATTTTTTGAGGTGAGAGAAGGAGTGGGGGTATGGTGCTAACACTCGGTAAAAATATCATCAAGTCTTGTCCATCTTGTAACCTCGACCTCAAGTTACTCTAAATTATCAGGTCCCTATGACAAGGATAGACCCAAATTCACCTCGACTGTGACAAACTCTCAAGACCCTGTGATAAGGATTGGTCCAAATTCACCTCGACTGTGACAAATGATTAGGTCCCTGTGTCA from Pecten maximus unplaced genomic scaffold, xPecMax1.1, whole genome shotgun sequence includes these protein-coding regions:
- the LOC117320255 gene encoding uncharacterized protein LOC117320255; protein product: MAAQTPVPGCPQHKGMGFMYVCKSCADELIWVDCVTDSHYGHKMGKLTDYVADQKREIQQYVDKLSKTDIPKIKEDIREQETSGGGYKEVISDIKRQGKQMKDNIDNAIDLLVKMCTELEKLNKKVSEKNKTALTKYLREDLEPKLDRCQQVLTSGITVDVTTLAREIRNTSIDPPSPRRLQTVEFKPGTISTELLERMLGKVLVDEEDQSYKPIPTPVVLSEFTTSFYYDVCRTCLTGDEAWLSYWDAESVYRVDFKGSVKETIECKVKVTLISVSPTTDRVWFCVSEDGSIREITMGGDIVTRFNVNNTPSSLCITSDDMVVVVGMKGGIQLYTTDGRAVSAGAGRPCRQVAVVPHHMVSCSLTGDVAAVDFDGVGYDDYIAGKKPDKQPHVIVMDKHLNLKFRCKDIGTIKSNGSSSQSSKFYPGDVCFDGAGDILVTEEITRSVLLIDGNTGRCMRTVYTSDGSKPWCISLLKDGTLWVLHEDNRTKILKYK